The Lolium rigidum isolate FL_2022 chromosome 2, APGP_CSIRO_Lrig_0.1, whole genome shotgun sequence genomic interval TGGAGAGGCAAATGCTAGCTGTGATAGAGATAGAGGTGCCGCTCGACAGGTTTGCCAAGAGGAACTGCGAATTCTGGGTTATGCCAGCAAAGGGCGGTGGCATTGGTCTCCTCTCCGTCTCAGAGCCAGACTTCAGAATCCAATtatggaaaaggaagaggaaaaggaaggGTGGTGTTGCTTCATGGAAGCCAGGAAGAACTATTCGACTTGATAAACTACTTCAACTGAACTCTGAGGAGAAAGGGAACCTAACGATGCTAGGGTTGGCTGAGAACAATAATGTTGTGTTCCTGTGGACAGTTGCCGGTCTCTTCATGGTGCAGCTTCACCCATTGCAGTTCAAGAAGGTTTTCAACACCAACATTTCCGAATGTTATCCATTCGAAAGCGTCTATACAGCGCAGGTATAACAAAACCAAGTTACATTTCACTAACTGGTTGATGCAATGCCGTCCACATCCTATTGTGTTGAACTAACAATTTAAAGGAATGATGTATCAATTGTTTCTTTCAATTCTTGATGAACTGACCAACATATAGCTTTTTACTGTGGTCTGTTGTGATGATTGTGTGGTGGAATTCTACGTGATGGTTGTATGATGAAAACAATCTGTTAGTGCTACCAACATATCCCTTTAagttcttatatgtcatatatttcTATTTCCGTAGCAATATTATTGTTCTGTAGTACGATTTTACGTTTCCTTGAGTGAAGGTGGTGGGTTTGCCTCCCTTTATCACTATAAATAAAAAcatcaattttgttttatatatgCTTGTACCGTGATAAGGAATTATGAGGTTCGAGTCAGAGATATCAAATTCTATCTTCTTCTACGTTGAACATCCATATTCAAAACAATGAGGGCATACATTTGCAATTGTGCTAGGCAGGTtggcaattttttgttttataattgaatttGAATTTATTGTTGCTTACCTGTTGAAGCATAAAAAAGGTGAGTAAATTGTTTAGTTCATCCGAATGTGTAGCAAACGGAGAATGGTTTTGCTAGGGAGTCGTGCCATATGGGTCAGTTATCCACCGTTCAGCGTCAGGCCCCTTGGTATATTTTTCCATGTTTCGTATACCTTTGATACTAAAATAAAACCGTATTGTTTCAAAAAATATTATATATAGATTCTACACATATTTGGATTCATTCAGTTACTTTCAACCAAAGGCTTATCTCGGTTAGTTAAAAACAATGTATACATAATGTTTCAGCTGCTCGGCTCGTCTTCAAGTCTCCTTAGGCCTTTCACAATGGAGAATCTCTTAGCGCATTACCATACAAAAATTAAATGCTTAGAGATTAATAACAATATAAAAGTTAGCAGTGATTTTCAGGGCAATCGCAGCCGATGCCACGAATAGGCCTTGCTCAGGCTCTGTGAGTGGGCTAGCTCCACTATAATTATTTGTTCCATGTCAGCTACCCTTAGTTCCCTTTATGTCATAAGTCTTAGAACATGAAAAATACTCTTAACTCTTTGGGCATACTGGTTTTCAGTATGTGTGTGTGGGTGTGTTTCCTTTTGAGGTAAGTATGTGTTTTTTCAATGGGAGGGAAGTATATGTACAGTTCTCTTAAGAGCGGAATGAAGTATACATAGATGTCTTTGAGAAAATAAGTACACATACTTTGTTAGCTCTTTATTGATGATGAACTGATCTACTAAGATGTTTACAGGAATTGTGACAAGATCATAGAACTGTAGGAGCCAAAAATCGCGTCCTGGATCAAGATAAAGATTGAGTCCTTTTGAAGATTTTCATCTTCTTTATCcaagcttttttttttccttcatcgGCACAGAAGAGTTATGGGGGGCAAACAGAGAGAGTCTGGAAAGTAATGTGAAGCCATTTGTGCCCGGTCATGGATGCACAACTTAGCTTCCAGCAACTGAGAATCAGATCATGTGGCTTTGAATATACAAATCACATATTTTTTATCCTTAGCCGTCTGTCATGGTTGAATCTATCTAGCTAGATCTACATCTGCATACTCTTGTCATGACAACATATTCTAGCAGGTAATTACAGCCCATGTACAGTTTGTTGTCAGATTGGTCAAGGAAAAATGTTAGAGGCTTAGGGAATAGTACTATTTTTTCCCCAATGTCAGAGGCTCAGAGCATAGTAGAAGACCTCCGCTCTTGCTAAGAACCACACATGATGCAACAATTAACAACCCCATTGCAGCAAACACCATATCTTATTCATAAGTGACGTAGCACACCATACATAACATATATTAGACATGCAAGATTCAAATGTTCATGAACGTACAATAACTTATTCAGGTTACACGCATCTGATTGGTGCCGTGTCGTGCCGCGCATACATAAGGTAGGCAGCATACTACCAACTATCAGCATCATCCGTCATAGCATGCACCGGTTTCCTTCATGGTAACCACAACTCAACACCTAGGTAGCTATACATCTCACCTCAATACTAGCTAGCTCGAGCATTCATCAGCGGACACACTCAAGTAACCCAACTCAACCCTCAGTCCTCCGACCGGCCGGACTTGCTCCTGAGGTGCTCCTTGAACTCCATGATGTCACCTCCCCACCGTGTCACTGCCTGATTCTCGCATACCCAGATCTCCTCCGCCACCTGGTTGATCAGCCGGAAGTCGTGGCTCACCAGCACCAACCCTCCGTCCCACTCCCTCAGTGCCTCCGCCAGTGAGTCGATCGTCTCAATGTCCAGGTGGTTTGTCggctcatccagcagcagcagctgcggcTCCCGCCACGCCAGCCACGCGAAAATCACCCGGCTCCGCTGCCCATCCGACAGGTTCCGCATCGGCATCACCTGCGCCTTCCCCGACAGCCCAAACCTGCCGATCGCTGCGCGCATCCGCTCCTCCCCGTTGCCCGGGTACTCGTCCATCATATACTGCAGCGCCGACACGTCCAGGTCAAGCTTCTCTGCCAGGTGCTGGTGGAACTGCGCGATCCGCAGGTGGTTGTGCCGCCGCACCATCCCGTCCAGTGGCGCCAGCTCCCCCGTCATCAGCTTCAGCAGCGTGCTCTTCCCTGCCCCATTCGGGCCCACCAGTGCCACCCTAGAGTCCAGGTCCACCCCAAAGTCCAGCTTCCGGTAGATCAGGTTCTCTGGCGTGTACCCAAACGTCACCTCAACAAactgcagcaccggcggcgggagCTTGCCAACATCTGTGAAGCGGAACGTCAGTATTCTGTCCCTGGCGACCTTCTCCGTTAGCCCACCGCGCTCCATCTTAGCAAGCGTCTTCTCCTTGCTCTGGGCCTGCCGTGCCAGCTTCGCGGACCCGTGACCGAAACGGGCAATGTACTCCTTCATCGAAGCGATCTGGTCCTGCTCCCACCTGTACTGCTTCATCTGGTTCTCTTCCAGTTCCAACCGTGTCTGCACATACTGGTCAAAATTGCCAGTGTACAGCTTAAGCTTCCTGTTCTGCATGTGGATGATATTTGTACATACTCCATTCAGAAAATCTTGGGAGTGTGATATGACAACAAGTATACGGTCGAATTTCTTTAGTGTTTCTTCCAGCCAGACACATGCCTCAAGATCTGCAAAGAATCACAAAGCTTTAGTTTTCATACAAGCATACTTATATAGTTATATTTGTTCAGAGATCGTATAATGAGCATTTACCAGTCAGCCTCAAAAATGTCTCAGCTTAGGGAAAACAGGCACATCGCGGGTAAGCAGTAATCGTGCTATTTACAAAAACGTTACTACACATGTTAAAATATATGCATGGCATTTATCTCACCAAAATATTCTACTTGAAAAGAACGTAAGGTTCCCCATTCCGCTACCCAGGTACCTTAAGTTCTGCTGCCCCGCAGCTCCTACAGCTAGGCACCACTACTGAAGGTACATATCACTGTTCATCATAACAAATGAAGTGATGCCAGAAGCTTTGACCAAGGAATATTAGAGACATTTACAACTACGAGCTCATCAGATACCAGGGAGAAAAAATTTCAGATCTTATGTTCCTTCTTTAATCTCATTAATAATAGACCTCCCTTTACATATGGACATCACCTAGAAATTCAGCCTAAACTTTGTTCTGAAGATATAACCCTCAAACAAGCATAAGGGGGATGCATTCATTGACACTCTAAATCAAATTGTAGATATTGCATTGGAGTAAATACATGGTGCGGCCAAGAAGTGTGTCCCATTTTCACATTCAGAATTGGCCACTGCTGCACATCTAAAAGGACTGAGACCTCCTAAATTCGGTCACAGGAAAAACACGCTGTTTTGTAATAAATACACAGAAAGCACCAGATCGACTTTACTTGTAACATGTGGGTTACACAACAACTCACCGAGATGATtggtaggctcgtcaagcaaaaggATGGTCGGATTCATGAACAGAGCTCTTGCCAAAGCAATTCTCATGCGCCAACCGCCAGAAAAATCCCTAGTTTTCTTGGCCTGCATCTGCTTGTTAAAGCCTAAGCCAAACAAAATCTCAGCAGCACGCTTCTCAGCGGTGGATGCATCAATAGCTTCTAACCGCTCATACACGCGCTCCAAAGCTTCACCTCCACCATCATCCTGAATTATGCCAGCAAAGATATTTGTCAGAATATCTTCAGAAAGTTACAGCTTATAAAAGTACAGAACAGCAGAAGGAACAAGTTAAAGAACATGAAGATAACAACAGATTTGATTGATTGGGAACATACTTGAGCAGCCAAAACTTCGGCTTCCTTTTCCAGCTTGACCCTCTCCTCGTCACAACTGATGACCGCTCCGAGTGCAGACATGTCTGAAGCCTCAATCTCGTGGCTGAGGTGGTATATATCCATGTGCTCAGGAATAGGAAGCTCTCTGCATCCTATTGCTTTGAGAAGGCAAGACTTTCCACAGCCATTCAGACCAAGCAAACCATAGCGCCTGGGATGTAATAAGACCGATTAAACAAGATCACAGAAGCCAGATGGTTGGGAAAAGTGGCATTATTGTAATACCTGCCGTAGTTGAGCTCTAGCTCCGTGTCAACGAGTAGATCGTGGCCGTGGAATGTCAAAGTGAGAGACTCTATCTGCAAGTGGGGCATTCGACATAGAAAATTGTGTTAGATCATATCATGTACTTTTAGTGGAAAAAAAAGTAGCAAGCATATTGCAGAGAATGAAGGGCGCGAATAGAGACTCTGACCCTGAGGGTAAGAGTGGCATAATGTTAGTATGACTCTGACCGTGTGCCAAGAGTTAGGATCTACTCCCTCCATTACATATTTCTTGTCGTGGTTTTTGAACTAAAACAACGAcaaagaattatggaacggagggagtagtcccCTAGGATGAAATAACGGGGTGCACTAATCATTTCATGGAAGAAAAATCCTAAGGATTATAATCCTAAAAGTACCCTATGAAAATCCTACCGTAGAATCCGAATAGGGGACCTAAATGTGCGGCGTTAGACGATGAACCGGATCCAGTCCAGCCATGGACAATTTCAGAAAATGGTATAATATCCCCTGGTCTAGGATTACTGATCTGGTTGGGGGGCATCTATGGCAGTAGAAATATATTAGTATATTCTATTTGACGCAAAGAAATTGTCATACTATATTGCAGAATCTGAGACCGAAGAGGGGGCATAATTTAATAATCAATGCAACGAATCAGGCCAAGCAAGGGGTGTGCTTATTTATTGCTAAGAATCAGTAGCAGACTCGACCAGTGAATTACTGGCTCTGTTCTGTTCCGTTTAGTTCTTATCATAGGGGGCGAAAGGACTAGTCTTTCCGGGGATGAGGCCATAATCTAGAATCCGGAGAATATGCACAGGAAGGCAGGTGAACGATGATGCATCTAATTAACGCCAATCATATTCGAAAGGAACAGTAACAAGAGAATAAGAGGATGAGCGGAGCGGCAGATCTCACGTGGATGTCCCTGGAGAGCGGGTGGGAGGTGAGGACGGCGGTGCAGGTGCGGTCGGAGAGGTGGACGGCGGCGAGGGCGTCGGCAGCGGccttggtggaggaggaggtcgacgaGGAGGTGGGCACCTTGGCGCCCCTCTTTGCGGCAGCGGCGGCCTTCTTCTGCGCGGCCTTCTTCTTGCTGGCCTCGGACACCATGGCTGGCCGGTGGCCGGTGACGAGCGAGGCGGGGAGAGAGGTGGCGCCGGCGAGGGgttgccggagaagaagaaggaaggaaggATGGTGTCGTGTCGTGGTGGGCTTTGGCCTTCCTTCCAGAAACGTCTTGTGCTTCGACTCGTCGACACAAATTGCCGACTCGTGTTGGGCTTCCTCTTGTTTTTGTAAAGCAAAGCTGGGAGTGATAGTGATGGGCCGATTTTCTGTCCTTTAACTACTCGCCACGCGTCCACCAAAGTACCAAAGCAAAACAAAGCAATGCAGAAAGGGAAAATTGGTTATTTACCCAAAAGTTCACAGGCCTTGGATCATCTACCCAAAGTTGATTGAACATTGGGAAAATACCCATTGAGGACTTGAAAGCAAAACACAATTATGTCAGGCCTCTAATTAGAGCTGAACATTAAAGTACCGATGGATAGCAACCAATTCATGCTGCTCGTCTCCAGCCAGCGCCGCCGAAGGGTCAAATGAACCGCCGCGGCGTCCACCGCCAAGTGACACCGGCGCAAACGTCGGACGCGGGTGCAGACGCCCCAACGCCGTCCGCGGTCCGCCCCTTCATCAGCTCCGTCTGCTCGTCCGCTGACCCGTCGCCTCCGGCCTATATGACCTGCTTAATTGTGTCACAACTGAAGATAAAGTGCTAACATGCACGTGCCAACGTGCATAACATACTGGAGGTATTGGTCGTACGAGGCAATAAAAAAGAGTGGAATTAAGATGGATAGATGGACATATAGGCTGGCGCCGCCGGGCCGGCCGCAACAAAGGGTGCGGCATGAGCGGGCGGAGCTGATGAAGCCATGAAGGGCGAACGGTGCCGGGAGTCAGGACGGCTGCAACACGGCTTTGATCGACCGCTCAGGCGGCGCTTGATGGAGATGAGCACGGACGCATCAACTGCTTTTGCGATCTGAACTCTCTTGTTTTTAGGGAACAGCTTGCTAATGATTGACCGATTGAAGCATTTCATGACCAGCTCTATCTAGGGCCTGATATAATTCTTTTTTACTCTCAAGTCCTCAATGGGTATTTTCCCAATGTTCAATCAACTTTGGGTATATGATTCAAGGCCTGTGAACTTTTGGGTAAATAACCAATTTTCCCATGCAGAAATGACTTGCTAGGTGTCCATTTGGTATGCTCCACCTAAATCGCCTAATTTTCTGAATGCAGTCTACAAAAGTGTGTAGTCAATGACACGAAACAGTCATTTGCTTAATTGCTTCGACCAACTAGTACCAAACCACGGTTGCCAGTCGAGGTGTCATGACCCAAATCACCCGACGAAGTGTCATCGGTAGTAATGCTTTAACTCTAAAAGGCCTTTCTTTGCGCTAAAGATTGACATGATGAAGGCGTATGATAGGGTGGAATGGAGCTATTTACATGGTTGTCTGTGTAGGCTTGGTTTTGATCCCAACTGGATACAATCGGTCATGCGTTGTGTTACTTGTGTTCGCTATGCAGTGAGAGTGAATGGTGAACTAACAGAACCGGTTGTACCTTCTAGGGGAATTCGTCAAGGAGACCCAATTAGTCCATATTTGTTTCTTCTTTGCACAGAAGGCTTGTCATGTTTACTGCAACAAAAGGAGGATCGAGGTGAGCTCTATGGAATCCGCAATGGTCGACTCGGTCCCCCTATCTCCCATTTACTATTTGCAGATGACAGCATTTTCTTTGCAAGAAGCGATGATAGGAGTGTTGAGGCTCTTCAAAAAACTCTCAAGGTTTATTGTGATGGTTCTGGTCAGAAAATTAACCTTGAGAAATCTTCGGTTTTCTTTGGTCAGGCTTGTGCTGGCCAAGTGAAAGAGAGAGTTAAGGAGAAGCTAGGGGTGCAAAGTGAAGAACTGAATGATTTCTACCTTGGTATGCCTACCATGGTTGGCCGATCCCCTACTGCTACCTTCAGGTTTCTCTATGACAAGATCTGGAAGTATGTTAATAGTTTATCGGACGGGCCTTTGTCTCGGACGGGTAATGAGGCTTTGCTCAAGGCAGTAATTCAAGCCATTCCAGTTTTTGTTATGAGTTGTTTTCAGCTTCCACTGATGACTTGTGATAAGATCAAGTCGATCATCGCAAACATTTGGTGGGGAGTTGAAAATGGAAAAAGGAAAATGCACTGGCGATCTTGGGAATGGTTGTCTACTCCTAAGTCTATGGGAGGGATGGGGTTTCGTGATCTTGTTCTCTTCAATCAGGCGATGCTAGCTAAGCAGGGGTGGCGACTTGTTATCGTTCCAGATTCGTTGTGTGCTCGTGTGCTTAAAGGCAGGTATTTCCCGAACTCTGATTTCTGGAACGCTCCTAAGCCAAGATCGGCCTCGTATACCTGGCGCAGTATTTTGTTTGGCAGAGAGTTACTTGCCCAAGGCGTACAGTGGGGTATTGGCGATGGACGGACAGTGAGGATTTTGAAGGATTTTTGGGTACCTCAGTACCCACCAGCGCTCCTAAAACCCATCTCGCCGATTCCTGATCAAGCAACTGTGCACTGTCTTATTGACAAAGAGACGGGTACATGGATTTCTGAGAGTGTCCAAGCTTTCTTCAATCCTCAAGCTGCAGCACAGATCATGCAAGTACCGATATCAAGGCTTGTAGGGGAGGATTATGTTTTCTGGCCTCATACACGGCATGGCACTTTCAGCGTAAGATCGGCTTACAATATGGCTCGTTCGGAGAAATTTCTCAAGGCCCAGAGCAGAACAAAAAGAGGCATGGCATCGACTTGGACTGTGAACGAGAAAGATTGGAAAGCCATTTGGAAGGTCAAGGCCCTGGGAAAGATGAATATTCATATGTGGCGTTTTGCCCAGGACTGCCTGCCTAGTGGTGTGCAGCTTGTCAAGCGCCGGATCCCTGCGAATGGGTCTTGTATCTTCTGTGGACGGTCGGAGGACATCTCTCACTCGATGCTTCTCTGTCAGTTTGCACGCACGGTTTGGCGGGAGGTTAAGCGAGTTGTTCCGTTGAAGCTTGAACGTAAAGCTTTCGCGTCTAACAAGCATTGGCTTTTCGATTTCCTCGGCCGAGCATCTGACCTCCAAGCGACGACACTCACGGTTGGATTTTGGCATATCTGGGAGGCACAAAACAAGGCTCGTAACTCGGACGTGAAGCCTGATCCATGTCGCACTGGAGGTAAAATCCTAGCTTATATTGATCTGATCAAGCAAAATCTGGTCAAACCGGTCTCCGAGCACAGGTGTGCGTCCAATTCAGCAGCAACAACatggacaccgccgccgccggacacgGTTCTGGTTAGCTCGGACGCGGCCATCTTTAAGGAGGCCGGGTGTAGAGGAGCTGGAGTTATTTTGCGCGATCATCTTGGAGCTTTTGTGGTGGGCTGTCGTCAACATGTTGTGGGACTCTCATCCCCGGAGCTCGCGGAAGCCGTGGCTCTCCGACGAGCGGTTCAGCTAGCAAGAGATGAGGGAATGGACAAGATCATCTTCGAGACTGATTGTCTCTCGCTGGTGCAGCAACTAAATTCGTCGACTATGGATAGATCTTCTGTTGGGATGTTGGTCGCTGAGATCAAGGCTTCTGGGCGAGGCTTCACGTCGATATCATTCCGACATGTGAAGCGTGTTTTTAATCAGGTAGCTCATTTGTTAGCTAAATCTAGCTTGGATGTAAACTCTAGTTGTGTTTTTCATTCTGTTCCGGAGTTCATCCGAGGTACATTTTGTATTGATGtgagttaatcaataaagctatgTTTCCTGTCAAAATAAAAAAACTCTCAGCATCTCGCTTCGCGCTGTCGGAATCACTGTCAGCCGTCCATCTCCAACTAGACATTTTAGGTTGCTCTTTACCACGTCGTGCTGCATTGATCTGCCATCCAACGACAGCAGACTCCTCCAACGGTCACTATTTAAAACCTGACAAGATAACTTTACACATGTCATTTTTATCTCACTTGCCATTTTGTTTGTgtacttcttcctctctctctatatatttaGCCCAGATTCCTCTAGTGTTCCGAGATTATTTATGTACTTGGGTTTAACCCTAGACACCTCTATTGAGGTGTCGTGAAGCATTCCTCATTAATCGACTATGTTGCTGCAATCGATCCATAAAGTTAGGCTTAATTTATGTTGTTCTTCTGAATTCAGTCGATAGTTCTTATTTTTCAAACTTAGCCATGTCAATTGGTAGCAGATCGAGCTTGTGGCCTCGGATGAGACAAAGCTTGTCGAAGAGACACTGCCAACCTGAACCCTGGCGGTGTGGACCGCTTCATTCTTGATCATGAGGACGGCCGATGGCTTGTGACAAAACAGGCAGAGATGCCCTTACTTGTGTGATGCGGGTGCTCCATGCTCACACAAACCGACTGCAATTTCTACTGGAAAAAGTCTGTTTTAGACCCTGAACTCATAAAGGTTTGACTAAATGAAATTCGAATTCGAAATCCATGCCGTTTGTACCCTAAACTATGCAATCCCGGTCTATTTTGAACCCTGGCCAGTTTTCCAAGAAAAACTAAATAAATTGCTACTCCCACTGACAAAGATGGCCCATAGGTTATATGTATCATCTACCTATAGATGTGCATCCATGAGATCGATGAAATTGGCGCACAGTATGTCCTAGCGAGAAAGCACATGCATGGGCTCCCCATGGCTTCTATGACACCGACGTCACCCACACATAGATCCGCATGCATGATCCTTATGTGCATCCGCAGCATGGGTGGCGTTGGGCAGCGTAGGGGCGGGTCGCAGGGGAACATCCTTAACGGCGCAACAACGACGTAGCAAACAGGTTGTAGGGGCGGCGCAGGGGTGGGTCGTATGGGGACGGCCTTGGCGACGTAGGGGGGAGGAGGGGCGAGCAAGCGGCAGATACGACAGACCTCCTTGTATCTTGGGCTAGCCGTCGTTGGTGGCGCCATCTTCCATGAAACATTGGATGCGTCACCAAACGGGAGCTGGAATCGAGATTGGGTAAGGTGGGGGAGGAGAAAGCTTTTAGGGAAATTTTGGTCTTACATACAGGGTCCACATGTCAGTCCTAGGGCGTGCAATCCCGGTCGAGATTGTCATATTCCCGGTTCGCCAAACATGACTAAGGTCCGATTTGGATCAGAATTGTATAGCTGAGGATACAAACGACAAGAATTTCAG includes:
- the LOC124686297 gene encoding ABC transporter F family member 1-like, whose amino-acid sequence is MVSEASKKKAAQKKAAAAAKRGAKVPTSSSTSSSTKAAADALAAVHLSDRTCTAVLTSHPLSRDIHIESLTLTFHGHDLLVDTELELNYGRRYGLLGLNGCGKSCLLKAIGCRELPIPEHMDIYHLSHEIEASDMSALGAVISCDEERVKLEKEAEVLAAQDDGGGEALERVYERLEAIDASTAEKRAAEILFGLGFNKQMQAKKTRDFSGGWRMRIALARALFMNPTILLLDEPTNHLDLEACVWLEETLKKFDRILVVISHSQDFLNGVCTNIIHMQNRKLKLYTGNFDQYVQTRLELEENQMKQYRWEQDQIASMKEYIARFGHGSAKLARQAQSKEKTLAKMERGGLTEKVARDRILTFRFTDVGKLPPPVLQFVEVTFGYTPENLIYRKLDFGVDLDSRVALVGPNGAGKSTLLKLMTGELAPLDGMVRRHNHLRIAQFHQHLAEKLDLDVSALQYMMDEYPGNGEERMRAAIGRFGLSGKAQVMPMRNLSDGQRSRVIFAWLAWREPQLLLLDEPTNHLDIETIDSLAEALREWDGGLVLVSHDFRLINQVAEEIWVCENQAVTRWGGDIMEFKEHLRSKSGRSED